From a single Nostoc edaphicum CCNP1411 genomic region:
- a CDS encoding cupin domain-containing protein has product MITTSLKNLPEESVSHNPEIKKKVMLRFGDLPHLTNFSQARFAPGQTAPAHAHQDMCEVFFVEAGSGVIHIDGKEYPLLPGNCVAIEPGEVHEVVNSGSTELVLTYFGLRVEISA; this is encoded by the coding sequence ATGATTACCACTTCTCTGAAAAACTTGCCTGAAGAGTCTGTTTCTCACAATCCCGAAATCAAGAAAAAGGTAATGCTACGCTTTGGCGATTTACCTCACCTGACTAACTTTTCTCAAGCGCGTTTTGCTCCCGGACAAACCGCACCAGCACACGCGCATCAAGATATGTGTGAAGTCTTCTTTGTGGAAGCTGGTTCAGGAGTAATTCACATTGATGGTAAAGAATACCCCCTACTTCCGGGAAACTGCGTAGCCATAGAACCAGGAGAAGTACATGAAGTTGTCAATAGTGGCTCAACTGAGCTTGTTTTGACATATTTTGGTTTACGAGTGGAAATATCAGCTTAA
- a CDS encoding glycerol-3-phosphate acyltransferase, translating into MFEPWGVLVILIICPLLGGLPLIAWITYALKRKQLSQLGTKNISVSAAFYHGGKVVGILAVLSEALKGVAAVLLSRAFFPDGSSWELIALIALVIGRYWIGRGAGTTNVVWGFVVHDPLVAIFVSFFAGISFTILQSRKVVKFGVLLLFPLFVTLLHLSDIPRMLAAVALAALMAWIYTKIPDDMNLPAQEAQTESQAMLEFLRGDRTMVSLDEELDAAIVGEKAATLSQIKRWGYSVPKGWVLAPIDDPQGLTEFLQPSELSPLVVRSSAIGEDSENASAAGQYETVLNVTSPEALQAAIAQVKTSYNHPSAVQYRRDRGLNDTAMAVLIQQQVQSVYSGVAFSRDPITQQGDAIIIEALPGSPTQVVSGKVTPEQYRAFVVETENSYSVQLEGEGRVPQSLIKQVAYLAYRLEKRYHGTPQDIEWSYDGQTLWVLQSRPITTLLPMWTRKIAAEVIPGVIHPLTWSINRPLTCGVWGELFTLVLGDRALGLDFAETATLHYSRAYFNASLLGDIFIRMGLPPESLEFLTRGAKLSKPSLQSTWENLPGLGKLLKRELSLEKDFKQDYHQRFIPGLSQLAQEDIDNLEPGKLLARIDFILELLRHGTYYSILAPLSAALRQAIFRVKDSQIDNSVTPEVAALRSLSAIATDAKQVLQNFEPQQVFEQLKQTPEGEKILEEFNELLQDYGYLSEVGTDISVPTWRENPQMIKQMFVQLMQGNEPQAGAKDAINSIFAVKRKRSFVQRRVDIKGRVTEVYSRLLAELRWSFVALEKVWLKSGLLRKTGDIFFVNFDEVRRLIVDEDASLIEQLDKLVEFRRSQFVQDSEIIQIPFLVYGNTPPHPLAPSPLYSDQILQGIGASHGQAEGRVKVLRNLQDIPEIDRDTILVVPYTDSGWAPLLLRAGGLIAEAGGRLSHGAIVAREYGIPAVMDVRGATWILQDGQRVRIDGSRGIVELSNDLRPE; encoded by the coding sequence ATGTTTGAACCTTGGGGTGTTTTAGTTATTTTAATTATCTGCCCCCTCTTGGGCGGATTACCCCTGATTGCATGGATTACTTACGCCCTGAAGCGGAAGCAATTATCACAGCTCGGCACAAAAAATATTAGTGTATCGGCTGCCTTTTATCATGGCGGAAAAGTTGTCGGAATTCTAGCAGTCTTGTCAGAGGCTTTGAAAGGAGTTGCGGCAGTCTTACTCAGCCGCGCTTTCTTCCCAGATGGCTCGTCTTGGGAATTAATTGCCCTGATCGCTCTGGTAATTGGTAGATACTGGATAGGCAGAGGGGCAGGTACGACAAATGTTGTCTGGGGATTTGTCGTACATGATCCACTGGTGGCAATATTTGTATCTTTCTTTGCAGGTATTAGTTTTACAATTCTGCAATCAAGAAAGGTAGTTAAATTTGGAGTTTTATTGCTCTTTCCTCTGTTTGTAACCCTTCTGCACCTGAGCGATATCCCCAGAATGTTGGCTGCTGTCGCTTTAGCTGCTTTAATGGCCTGGATTTACACCAAAATTCCTGATGATATGAATCTGCCAGCCCAAGAGGCACAAACAGAATCGCAAGCGATGTTGGAATTTTTACGCGGCGATCGCACAATGGTTTCTTTAGATGAAGAGTTGGATGCTGCCATCGTCGGAGAAAAGGCAGCTACGTTATCTCAAATTAAGCGCTGGGGCTATTCAGTTCCGAAGGGGTGGGTACTCGCCCCAATTGACGATCCCCAAGGGTTGACAGAATTTCTCCAGCCATCAGAATTATCCCCCCTAGTGGTACGTTCCTCGGCTATTGGAGAAGACTCAGAAAACGCTTCCGCCGCTGGACAATATGAAACAGTTTTAAATGTTACCAGCCCAGAGGCATTACAAGCAGCGATCGCTCAAGTTAAAACTTCTTATAATCATCCATCTGCTGTCCAATATCGGCGCGATCGCGGCTTAAATGATACAGCAATGGCTGTGTTGATTCAGCAACAAGTCCAGAGTGTATATTCTGGCGTCGCTTTCAGCCGCGATCCCATTACCCAGCAAGGTGATGCTATTATCATCGAAGCCCTTCCAGGCAGCCCGACGCAAGTCGTTTCGGGAAAAGTCACACCAGAACAATATCGCGCTTTTGTCGTTGAAACTGAAAATTCTTACTCTGTACAATTAGAGGGTGAAGGACGAGTCCCACAATCATTAATCAAGCAAGTTGCATACTTAGCCTACCGACTCGAAAAACGTTATCATGGCACTCCTCAAGATATTGAGTGGAGTTATGACGGTCAAACACTCTGGGTATTGCAATCTCGACCGATCACCACTCTGTTGCCCATGTGGACACGCAAAATCGCTGCTGAAGTGATTCCCGGAGTAATTCACCCCTTAACATGGTCAATTAATCGTCCCTTAACTTGTGGAGTTTGGGGAGAACTGTTTACTTTAGTTTTAGGCGATCGCGCCTTGGGGTTAGATTTTGCCGAGACAGCAACTCTGCATTATTCTAGAGCCTACTTTAATGCATCCCTCTTAGGAGATATTTTTATCCGGATGGGACTGCCGCCGGAAAGTTTGGAATTTTTAACCAGAGGAGCTAAATTAAGTAAACCGTCCTTGCAATCAACCTGGGAAAATTTGCCAGGACTAGGGAAGTTGCTGAAGCGGGAATTAAGTTTAGAAAAGGATTTCAAGCAGGATTATCATCAACGCTTCATTCCTGGTTTGTCACAGTTGGCACAGGAAGATATAGATAACTTGGAACCAGGCAAGCTGTTGGCAAGAATTGATTTTATTCTGGAGTTGCTACGTCATGGTACGTATTACAGCATTTTAGCTCCCTTAAGTGCAGCCCTGAGACAGGCGATTTTTCGGGTAAAGGATAGCCAGATTGATAACAGTGTTACCCCAGAAGTAGCGGCATTGCGATCGCTCAGTGCAATAGCTACAGATGCCAAGCAGGTATTGCAGAATTTTGAGCCACAGCAGGTATTTGAGCAATTAAAGCAAACCCCAGAGGGAGAAAAGATCCTAGAAGAATTTAACGAATTGCTTCAGGATTACGGCTATTTAAGTGAAGTGGGAACTGATATCTCCGTTCCCACTTGGCGGGAGAATCCCCAGATGATCAAGCAGATGTTTGTGCAGTTAATGCAGGGGAACGAACCACAAGCAGGGGCAAAAGATGCGATTAATAGTATCTTTGCTGTTAAGCGCAAACGTTCTTTTGTGCAACGCCGCGTAGATATCAAAGGACGAGTTACCGAAGTTTATTCACGGCTTTTGGCTGAATTGCGTTGGAGTTTTGTCGCTTTAGAAAAGGTTTGGTTAAAGTCCGGCTTACTCAGGAAAACAGGCGATATCTTTTTTGTCAACTTTGATGAAGTGCGGCGTCTAATTGTGGATGAAGATGCCAGCTTAATTGAGCAGTTAGATAAGTTAGTGGAATTTAGGCGATCGCAATTTGTGCAAGATAGCGAGATTATTCAAATACCCTTTTTAGTCTACGGTAATACACCTCCTCATCCCTTAGCTCCCTCTCCACTCTACTCTGACCAAATTTTACAAGGCATTGGAGCCAGTCACGGGCAAGCCGAAGGACGAGTGAAAGTGTTGCGAAATTTACAAGATATTCCAGAGATTGACCGAGATACGATTCTGGTAGTGCCTTACACAGATTCCGGCTGGGCGCCATTGTTATTAAGGGCTGGGGGATTAATAGCCGAAGCTGGTGGCAGACTTTCTCACGGTGCGATCGTTGCTCGTGAGTATGGAATTCCCGCTGTCATGGATGTGCGAGGTGCTACATGGATTTTGCAAGATGGTCAGCGGGTACGGATTGATGGGTCTAGAGGTATTGTGGAATTATCTAACGATTTAAGACCCGAATGA
- a CDS encoding thiol-disulfide oxidoreductase DCC family protein produces the protein MNYYVIYDGNCNLCVTLVQFLETLDKGKLFRYASMQDEQTLLQWGITAQDCEQGVILIDGNEPQRRWQGSNAAEEIGRLLPAGSIFVDAYRALPGMKWAGDRFYEQIRDNRYALFGKRSSTYESSYCVDGSCKSTEVK, from the coding sequence ATGAACTACTACGTAATCTACGACGGAAATTGTAATCTCTGCGTTACCCTAGTACAATTTCTAGAAACCTTAGACAAGGGAAAGTTATTTCGCTACGCTTCTATGCAAGATGAGCAGACACTTTTACAGTGGGGAATTACAGCCCAAGATTGCGAACAGGGGGTGATTTTAATTGATGGCAATGAACCTCAGAGACGTTGGCAAGGTAGTAACGCAGCAGAAGAGATTGGGCGGTTATTGCCAGCAGGAAGTATATTTGTAGACGCTTATCGAGCCTTACCGGGGATGAAATGGGCAGGCGATCGCTTTTACGAACAAATCCGTGATAACCGCTACGCACTCTTTGGTAAGCGTTCTAGTACTTATGAATCGTCATACTGTGTCGATGGTAGCTGCAAGTCAACTGAAGTTAAATAA
- a CDS encoding aldo/keto reductase: MKYKLLGKSGLRVSELSLGTMTFGEDWGWGASVDESRKIFDTYVEAGGNFIDTANGYTDGSSEKIVGELIAKERERFVVATKYSFPLQMNEKKGDPNASGNHRKNLIQSLEGSLKRLNTDYIDLFWLHAWDFTTPIEEVLRSLDDVVRQGKVLYIGISDAPAWIVSQANTIAHYQGWTQFVALQIEYSLIQRTPERDLLPMAKAFDLAVTPWSPLGGGVLTGKYNQPPQAGDEQGRLETFGGGISEKNLAIAQVVSQVAAEIGHTPSQVALAWLRAQTGVIIPIIGARKLTQFQDNLASLDVSLSPEHLQRLDEVSKIELGFPHDFLQSDMIRDRLFGGTFNTIENHRI, translated from the coding sequence ATGAAATACAAACTCTTGGGCAAAAGTGGGTTAAGAGTCTCTGAACTCTCCTTGGGAACCATGACTTTTGGTGAAGATTGGGGTTGGGGTGCATCTGTTGACGAAAGTCGTAAAATCTTTGACACTTATGTAGAAGCTGGGGGAAATTTCATTGACACCGCCAACGGTTATACGGATGGTAGCAGTGAAAAAATTGTTGGTGAATTAATCGCTAAAGAACGAGAACGCTTTGTAGTTGCGACAAAATATTCCTTTCCCTTGCAGATGAATGAGAAAAAGGGCGACCCTAACGCCAGTGGAAACCATCGCAAGAATTTAATTCAATCTTTGGAAGGTAGCCTGAAACGGCTGAATACCGATTACATTGATTTATTTTGGTTACACGCTTGGGATTTCACAACACCGATTGAAGAAGTCTTGCGATCGCTTGATGATGTCGTCCGTCAAGGTAAAGTGCTTTACATTGGTATTTCTGACGCCCCTGCTTGGATCGTTTCCCAAGCAAATACCATTGCCCATTACCAAGGATGGACGCAGTTTGTTGCCTTGCAAATTGAGTATAGTTTAATTCAGCGAACACCCGAACGAGACTTGCTACCAATGGCTAAAGCCTTCGATTTAGCTGTAACGCCGTGGTCGCCTTTAGGTGGTGGTGTGCTGACAGGTAAGTATAATCAGCCTCCGCAAGCAGGCGATGAACAAGGACGACTCGAAACTTTTGGGGGAGGAATTTCTGAGAAGAATTTAGCGATCGCGCAGGTTGTTAGCCAAGTGGCGGCAGAAATTGGACACACGCCTTCACAGGTAGCATTAGCTTGGTTACGCGCTCAAACTGGTGTGATTATTCCGATCATTGGGGCACGTAAATTAACTCAGTTTCAAGATAACTTAGCTTCCCTTGATGTCAGCCTCTCGCCAGAACATCTGCAACGCTTAGATGAAGTAAGTAAAATTGAATTGGGTTTCCCCCATGACTTTTTGCAGAGTGACATGATTCGCGATCGCCTTTTCGGTGGTACATTCAATACCATAGAAAACCATCGCATCTAA
- the dps gene encoding DNA starvation/stationary phase protection protein Dps, with product MSDNTISSRLYPTRIDIPAEARVQIVVLLNQTLAATLDLKTQAKQAHWNVKGTDFYQLHELFDELAGELEEYVDMVAERVTALGGYAFGTARAAAANSILPEYPLDILDGKDHVTALSDRFALYAKHIRQAIAKTDELGDADTADLYTEISRTIDKRLWFLEAHLQVAEIKAENGKAGTTKTQKIPAGVK from the coding sequence ATGAGCGACAACACCATTTCATCACGTTTGTATCCTACTCGTATTGACATTCCCGCCGAAGCGCGAGTGCAAATCGTAGTACTTCTGAATCAAACCTTGGCAGCTACTTTGGATCTGAAAACCCAAGCAAAGCAAGCGCACTGGAATGTTAAAGGAACTGACTTCTACCAGCTACACGAATTATTTGATGAACTTGCTGGTGAATTGGAAGAGTACGTCGATATGGTAGCTGAACGCGTCACAGCTTTAGGCGGATACGCTTTTGGAACAGCCCGCGCCGCAGCTGCTAATTCGATTTTGCCAGAATATCCCTTAGATATTTTGGATGGTAAAGACCATGTAACAGCTTTATCAGACCGCTTTGCACTCTATGCGAAACATATTCGGCAAGCGATCGCTAAAACTGATGAATTAGGCGATGCTGATACCGCTGACCTTTACACCGAAATTTCTCGCACCATTGACAAACGACTCTGGTTCTTAGAAGCTCATCTGCAAGTAGCAGAAATTAAGGCAGAGAATGGCAAAGCGGGTACTACTAAAACTCAAAAGATCCCTGCTGGTGTCAAATAA
- a CDS encoding DUF3124 domain-containing protein: MKPYPHIYLAIAVIFLVSCKSPEIPAKSQPDIAQITPSQKVVTLDQNFKIASSQTVYVPVYSHIYHHNRQEIFELAVTLSIRNTDLTNPIVITSVRYYNSDGKLVKQYLEHPIQLDALASTAFFVNRNDTSGGLGANFIVEWVAQTEISDPIVEAVMIGTDFQQGISFISPGRVIKSQNNDQRSPLK, translated from the coding sequence ATGAAGCCTTACCCACATATTTATTTAGCGATCGCTGTTATTTTTCTTGTATCTTGTAAATCACCAGAGATTCCAGCAAAGTCACAACCTGATATTGCTCAGATAACCCCATCCCAAAAGGTCGTGACGCTCGATCAGAATTTTAAGATAGCAAGCAGCCAAACTGTTTATGTTCCTGTCTATTCTCATATCTATCATCACAATCGGCAGGAAATTTTCGAGCTAGCAGTTACGCTCAGTATTCGGAATACAGATTTGACTAATCCGATCGTCATTACTTCTGTGCGCTACTATAACTCAGATGGAAAATTAGTTAAGCAGTATTTGGAGCACCCGATTCAACTTGATGCGCTGGCTTCTACAGCTTTTTTTGTAAATAGAAATGATACTAGTGGAGGTTTAGGCGCAAACTTTATTGTAGAGTGGGTAGCCCAAACAGAAATATCCGACCCGATAGTGGAGGCGGTGATGATTGGTACTGACTTTCAACAAGGAATTTCTTTTATCAGTCCTGGTAGAGTAATTAAAAGTCAAAATAACGATCAGCGATCGCCTTTAAAATAA
- a CDS encoding potassium channel family protein, producing the protein MYVLIGGAGLVGLSLAQKLVELGHTVAVIDIDPIACRYAREQVGAMAFEGSAVSTEVLLEAGIRKAGSLAAVLRSDALNLAMVTLAKHYGAPHILSRMRHPDFAEPLRIAGANHIISTVELSVSTMVNAIEYPQVESMMHFEQGQIEVLKLSIPNNCYVAGRSVAEIAQDSQFPTGSLIIGYQPHPHEDLMIPNGSTILEPHSTVLIVTKPGSLHQVIDFIEQRC; encoded by the coding sequence ATGTACGTACTCATAGGTGGAGCGGGCTTAGTGGGCTTAAGTTTAGCGCAAAAGCTGGTAGAACTAGGACACACTGTTGCAGTAATTGACATTGATCCTATCGCTTGCCGCTACGCCCGTGAACAAGTAGGAGCAATGGCTTTTGAAGGTAGTGCTGTGAGTACAGAAGTCTTGTTAGAAGCTGGGATTCGTAAAGCCGGCTCCTTGGCTGCGGTTCTGAGAAGTGATGCCTTAAACTTGGCAATGGTAACTCTTGCTAAACACTACGGTGCGCCCCATATTTTGAGTCGGATGCGCCACCCCGATTTTGCCGAACCGTTACGTATCGCTGGAGCTAACCATATCATCAGTACTGTTGAACTCTCAGTTTCAACAATGGTGAATGCCATTGAGTATCCGCAAGTGGAATCAATGATGCATTTTGAGCAGGGACAGATTGAGGTTCTGAAACTTTCCATCCCTAACAATTGCTATGTTGCTGGTCGTAGTGTTGCCGAAATTGCTCAGGATTCCCAATTTCCTACTGGCTCGCTAATTATTGGTTATCAACCCCATCCCCATGAAGATTTAATGATTCCTAACGGCAGTACAATACTGGAACCTCATTCAACAGTGCTGATTGTGACTAAACCAGGATCTTTACATCAAGTCATTGATTTTATTGAACAAAGATGTTAG
- a CDS encoding MFS transporter, giving the protein MELKNYWLAANKGALTRLLQWVNLRPEESERTQIMFLFYTTVSVGLRWAEDSTVALFLDEYGTNLLPWMYIASAVMSAGLVFLYSWLQKIFPLRQVIVAIAPCMLMPLVLLVVLRWGSHFSYLAVISVFLLRLWVDALYVVNDLNTSIVANQIFNIREIKRTYPLVSSGLLVADVISGFSLPWLLQYTTLNKIILIACVMILLGSGILFYLTHHYRAAFPETPQKLIPEEQASRARFLKSPLKRYVWQLFAFVGLLQVIGLLIDFQYLRELKSNLSDRELASFLGLFGGMLGLCELLLQWFISSRLIERMGVFFTATLLPITVGFALPGMLVLLHLIPALQSQSFFWGLIIVKFCDELLRYTFVMSSGPILYQPIPEGIRSRMQTLSGGTAEAIATGLTGAVIFVTLLFCERFVPVSLQKWVLVAETMLIAGTCLTVVWELRSRYVELLVLSVARGHLSATNVGLRFFKQGVVKALAEKGSEADKRSCIELLAQIDSQGAAEVLAPLLVKLTPDLQRQSLEVMLTGGVNPAYLAAIRPLLEQSQETNPEVFALALRYIWLAEPNPNLSLLEGYLHPRQNSLIRATAAALVLRQGTPMQKVAATQTMRRMLTHKQERERVNGVRALREAVYLQALRIHIPNLLQDESLRVRCAVLEMIAATHLEEYYSALIAALYYKSTRSTAMSALMRLENEALEMLLRLATNIYKPEVVRMYAWRTIAQVGTQEALETLWENLEASWGITRDHILRSLLKIHKQPGITGLVDRFYESRVENLIKQELKFLGEIYAAYIDFKTLDQKENHQSSERIVIVSELLQRALLELELDVKERLLLLLRLLYSPEKMQAAAFNLRSLSVVNLARGLEILEHTVTLSSKSLLLNILDNRPQSEKLQYLIEAKIVEYENMVVSDRLHRLLMLGNFLSDWCLACCFHYAQVTRIRLTSSEILVSLRHPTGFVREAAIAYLNMVSHRVLLQILPQLQKDPHPLVAAQVKELLEKYQFKNHN; this is encoded by the coding sequence ATGGAACTGAAAAATTACTGGTTGGCTGCAAATAAAGGTGCTCTGACACGACTACTACAGTGGGTGAATCTCCGACCAGAGGAGAGTGAGCGAACTCAGATAATGTTCCTTTTCTATACAACTGTATCTGTAGGATTGCGGTGGGCAGAGGACAGCACGGTGGCGCTGTTTTTGGATGAATATGGGACTAATTTACTGCCGTGGATGTATATTGCCAGTGCCGTAATGAGTGCGGGACTGGTTTTTTTATACTCGTGGCTGCAAAAGATTTTTCCCTTACGTCAGGTGATTGTGGCGATCGCACCTTGTATGTTGATGCCATTAGTTTTATTAGTTGTATTACGTTGGGGATCGCATTTTTCCTACCTGGCAGTGATTTCGGTATTTTTACTGCGGCTATGGGTCGATGCGCTTTATGTGGTCAATGACCTCAACACCTCCATCGTCGCCAACCAAATATTTAACATTCGGGAGATTAAGCGCACTTATCCACTAGTCAGTAGTGGTCTTTTAGTAGCAGATGTAATCAGTGGCTTTAGTCTGCCGTGGCTGCTACAATACACCACGCTGAATAAGATCATCCTCATCGCCTGTGTAATGATTTTACTCGGATCGGGGATTCTATTCTATTTAACTCATCACTATCGAGCAGCTTTTCCTGAAACCCCACAAAAACTAATTCCTGAAGAACAAGCTTCACGAGCGCGTTTTCTCAAAAGTCCGCTGAAGCGCTATGTTTGGCAGTTGTTTGCCTTTGTGGGTTTGTTACAAGTCATTGGGTTGTTAATAGATTTTCAATATCTGCGCGAACTCAAATCCAATTTGAGTGACCGAGAACTTGCTAGCTTTTTGGGTCTTTTTGGTGGGATGTTGGGGCTGTGTGAGTTGTTGTTGCAGTGGTTTATTTCCAGCCGACTTATCGAACGGATGGGAGTATTTTTCACCGCCACGCTTTTACCAATCACCGTCGGCTTTGCACTACCGGGAATGCTGGTATTACTGCATTTAATTCCAGCTTTGCAATCGCAAAGCTTTTTCTGGGGTCTGATAATTGTTAAATTCTGCGATGAACTTCTGCGCTACACCTTTGTCATGAGTAGCGGCCCCATCCTGTACCAACCGATTCCAGAAGGAATTCGCAGCCGGATGCAGACTCTATCTGGTGGAACCGCCGAAGCGATCGCTACAGGTTTGACAGGAGCGGTAATTTTTGTAACTCTATTGTTTTGTGAGCGGTTTGTACCCGTATCACTGCAAAAGTGGGTGTTGGTAGCAGAGACAATGTTGATAGCTGGCACTTGTTTAACAGTAGTTTGGGAATTGCGATCGCGCTATGTTGAACTGTTAGTTTTGAGTGTGGCACGGGGTCACTTGAGTGCAACTAATGTGGGCTTACGATTCTTTAAGCAGGGAGTAGTCAAAGCTTTAGCAGAAAAAGGCAGCGAGGCTGATAAACGCTCTTGTATTGAACTTTTAGCCCAAATTGATTCCCAAGGAGCAGCGGAAGTTTTAGCACCGCTACTAGTGAAGTTAACCCCAGATTTGCAGCGCCAAAGTTTGGAAGTGATGCTGACGGGAGGTGTAAATCCGGCTTATCTAGCCGCCATCCGTCCTTTGTTAGAACAATCCCAGGAAACTAACCCCGAAGTTTTTGCTTTAGCACTGCGCTACATTTGGTTAGCTGAACCAAATCCCAACTTAAGTCTCTTAGAAGGATATTTACACCCCCGCCAAAACTCACTTATCCGCGCTACCGCAGCCGCTTTAGTCTTACGCCAGGGAACACCCATGCAAAAGGTAGCAGCTACCCAAACCATGCGCCGGATGCTGACTCATAAGCAAGAACGCGAACGGGTAAATGGAGTCAGAGCGCTCAGAGAAGCAGTTTATTTGCAAGCGTTGCGGATTCACATCCCAAATTTATTACAAGATGAGTCATTGCGGGTGCGCTGTGCTGTATTGGAAATGATTGCAGCAACCCATTTAGAAGAATACTATTCAGCACTGATTGCAGCACTTTATTACAAATCAACCCGCAGTACAGCAATGTCAGCCCTAATGCGATTAGAAAATGAAGCTCTAGAAATGCTGTTGCGGTTGGCTACGAATATTTACAAACCCGAAGTAGTGCGGATGTATGCTTGGCGCACCATTGCTCAAGTTGGCACTCAGGAAGCATTGGAGACTTTATGGGAAAACTTAGAGGCATCTTGGGGTATTACGAGAGATCATATTCTCCGCAGCTTACTAAAAATACATAAACAACCAGGAATTACAGGTTTAGTAGATCGATTTTATGAAAGTCGGGTAGAAAATTTAATCAAGCAGGAATTAAAGTTTTTAGGTGAAATTTATGCTGCATACATTGACTTTAAAACATTAGACCAAAAAGAAAATCATCAATCCAGTGAGAGGATTGTGATTGTCTCTGAGTTACTGCAACGCGCCCTTCTAGAATTGGAATTGGATGTCAAGGAACGGCTGCTACTGTTACTGAGACTGCTTTATTCGCCAGAAAAGATGCAGGCAGCAGCATTTAATCTGCGATCGCTCTCAGTGGTAAACTTAGCGCGGGGGTTGGAAATCTTAGAGCATACCGTAACTTTGTCTTCAAAGTCTTTATTGCTGAATATTTTAGATAACCGACCACAGTCAGAAAAATTACAATATCTCATAGAAGCCAAGATTGTAGAATATGAAAATATGGTGGTTAGCGATCGCCTCCACAGATTGCTGATGTTGGGGAACTTCCTTTCTGACTGGTGTCTAGCTTGTTGTTTTCATTATGCTCAAGTTACACGCATCCGACTGACCAGTTCTGAGATTTTAGTGAGTTTGCGTCATCCAACTGGCTTTGTTAGGGAAGCTGCGATCGCATACTTGAACATGGTTTCACATCGTGTTCTCCTGCAAATCCTCCCCCAGTTACAAAAAGATCCACATCCCTTAGTCGCTGCTCAAGTTAAAGAGTTACTCGAAAAATACCAATTCAAAAATCACAATTGA
- the infC gene encoding translation initiation factor IF-3, translated as MAVIEKKRTRDLPQINERIRFPKIRVIDTDGAQLGIMPPQEALQLAEEKELDLVLISDKADPPVCRIMDYGKYKFEQEKKAREARKKQHTADVKEVKMRYKIEEHDYNVRVKQAERFLKDGDKVKATVMFRGREIQHSDLAEDLLKRMATDLEPFGELQQAPKKEGRNMMMLISPKK; from the coding sequence ATGGCTGTGATTGAGAAGAAAAGAACTCGCGATCTGCCCCAAATTAACGAACGAATTCGCTTCCCGAAAATTCGGGTCATTGACACTGACGGCGCCCAGTTGGGAATTATGCCCCCACAGGAAGCACTACAACTAGCAGAAGAAAAAGAGCTAGATTTGGTGCTAATCAGTGACAAAGCTGACCCACCGGTTTGTCGGATTATGGACTACGGGAAATACAAGTTTGAGCAGGAAAAAAAGGCGCGAGAAGCCCGGAAAAAGCAGCACACAGCTGATGTCAAAGAAGTTAAGATGCGCTACAAAATTGAAGAACACGACTACAACGTGCGTGTTAAGCAAGCAGAGCGCTTTTTGAAAGATGGCGATAAAGTCAAAGCGACTGTGATGTTCCGGGGTCGAGAAATTCAACACAGCGACCTAGCAGAAGATTTGCTCAAGCGAATGGCAACGGATTTGGAGCCATTTGGTGAGCTTCAACAAGCGCCTAAAAAAGAAGGGCGAAACATGATGATGCTCATCTCGCCTAAAAAATAA
- a CDS encoding HEAT repeat domain-containing protein: MAALSLQEISTQLESPNLRDRMVALANLRNVPPEDAVPLIKKVLDDESLQLRSMAIFALGIKPTPECYSILVGILENDPDYGIRADAAGALGYLGDARAFEVLSRAFYEDTDWLVRFSAAVSLGNIKDPRARQILLQALDSKEVVLQQAAISALGEIKDIESVDKILRFAQSDDWLVRQRLAEALGNLPTPKSVSALKYLEKDNHFNVAEAARIGLKKLEEIGNQA; this comes from the coding sequence ATGGCAGCTCTAAGCTTACAAGAAATTTCTACTCAGTTAGAAAGTCCGAATTTACGCGATCGCATGGTAGCCCTTGCTAATCTGCGTAATGTTCCCCCTGAAGATGCAGTCCCTTTAATTAAAAAGGTACTGGATGATGAATCTTTGCAACTGCGATCGATGGCAATATTTGCCCTCGGAATCAAGCCGACGCCAGAATGTTATTCAATTTTGGTAGGAATTCTCGAAAATGACCCAGATTATGGTATCCGTGCTGATGCCGCCGGTGCTTTAGGATATTTAGGTGACGCTAGAGCCTTTGAAGTGCTGTCGCGGGCATTTTATGAAGATACTGATTGGCTAGTACGCTTTAGTGCAGCCGTTTCTCTAGGTAACATTAAAGACCCTCGTGCCCGTCAAATTCTTCTTCAGGCATTGGATAGCAAAGAAGTAGTGTTGCAACAAGCTGCAATCTCTGCACTGGGAGAAATTAAAGACATTGAGTCTGTTGATAAGATCCTGCGCTTCGCCCAATCAGATGATTGGTTAGTAAGGCAGCGTCTAGCAGAAGCCTTGGGAAATCTTCCCACTCCCAAGAGCGTTTCAGCTTTAAAATACCTGGAAAAAGACAATCATTTCAACGTTGCCGAGGCAGCCAGAATTGGCCTCAAGAAGCTTGAGGAAATAGGCAATCAAGCTTAA